The DNA window ACTACCGCTTCCAGATCGTGCACCTGGAGGAGGTCGAGTCGACGACCGGCACCTGGGACCTTTCGGACGTCGACTTCTCGAACACCGTGGTGAAGATCGTGGGCGATGTGGAGTACGTGGAGGGCGCCATCCTCACGCCTGACGAGTTCGCCGCGCGCGAGGGGGAGGCGCTCACGGGCGACCCGGGCTACGCGTACCAGGCGCTCACGAGCCGCATCCGCCTTGTGATGCCCGAGGAGCGCACATACGCGCTCTGCGATTCCAGCATCGACTTCGCGCACCGCCTGTTCATCGACGGCGAGGAGCGCTTCGCGGCGGGCGTCCCCGCCGAGACGGCCGACGCCTTCGAGCCCGGCTACCAAACGTTCTCGCTCGAGGCGTACGCGCACGGCGGGCGCATCGAGGTCGTGCAGCAGGCGGCCAACTTCGTCCATCGGGAGAGCGGCGGCCATGACGGCATCCTGGTCGGCCTGCCGCCTGTGGTGCACGCGTTCATCGACGCGAAGGGCGATATCGAGCTGGTCACGCTCGGCCTGTTCCTGGCGCTCTTCCTGGTGAACCTGGCGCTGTGGGCGTTCTTCCGCTCCTACAAGAGCAACCTCATCTTCGCGCTGCTGAGCCTGGTGTGGGCCGTGCGCACCGGCATCACCGGGGCGAAGATGCTCTACGAGGTGTTCCCTATGCTGCCGTGGGAGGCGGCGTTCAGGGTGGAGTACCTCACGCTGCCGCTCGGATGCATCCTCGTGGTGCTGCTGGTGGCCGACCAGTTCCCCGGCGTCATGCGCACCTGGGCGCGCCGCGCGGCGCTGGGCGCGTCGGCGGCGTTCGCGCTCGCGTTCCTGGTGGCCGACACGCTGTGGATGAGCCATGCGCTCACCGCGTACTACGCGGTGTTCACGGCCATCATCGTCTACCTGGTCGTGCGGTTCGCCCGCACGATCCCGGCGCAGGTGCGCGCGCGGACGCTCACGGCGGGGCAGGCCGTGGCGCTGGCGGCGCTCGCCGTGTTCATGTACGCCGCCGTCCACGACGCCCTTTACTACCTGGGCATCTACTTGTTCGGGGTGAAGCGCGCCCTCGCGGAGCCCGCCATGCTGGTGTTCGCGCTCTTCCAGATGGCCGCGAACTTCCACGGCACCATGCGCGAGGTGGCCGAGGCGCGGCTGCGCGAGGAGCGCGCCGAGAGCGAGCGGGCGGCGCTCGCCCAGGTGAACGAGCTGAAGAACGGATTCTACGCCGACCTGTCGCACGAGATGCGCACGCCGCTCACGGTGATAGCGGCCAACGCGCAGTTCGTGGCCGACGCGCTCGAGGAAGGGCGCACCGACGGCGAGACGGTGGACGACCTGCGCGCCGTGTCGGCCGAGGCGCGCCGCCTCTCGCAGCTGGTGTCGAGCATGGTGGACGTGAGCCGCATGCAGGAGGGCGCGCGGGGCCGCGCGACCGTGAGTGTGGAAGACCTCGTGCGCGACACGGCGCAGCTGTACCGCTCGCTGCTGGCGCGGCGGCGCAACGGCCTGGAGGTGGAGGTGGAGGGCGGCCTGCCCGAGGTGGGGGGCGACGCCGACCAGCTGGTCCAGGTGCTCGTGAACCTGCTGGCGAACGCGAACCGCCACACCGCGCACGGTACGGTGAAGGTACGCGCCGAGCGTGCGGAGGACGGCGGCGTACGCGTGAGCGTGTCCGACGACGGCGAGGGCATGGACGCCGCGACGCTGTCGGCCGCGTTCGAGCGCTACGCGCGCGGCGACGAGGCGGGAAGCGGCCTGGGGCTTCCCATCTGCAAGGGCATCGTGGAGCGCCACGGCGGCAAGATGGGTATCGAGAGCGAGCCGGGAGCGGGCACGCAGGTGTGGTTCACGCTGCCGGCGGCGAAGGAGGACGCGCATGGGTGAGGGCCGACGGGCGGGAACGGTGCTTTTGGTGGAGGATGACGAGAGCGTGCTGCGGACGAACCGCCGCGTGCTCGAGCATGCGGGCTACGCGGTGCAATGCGCGGCCACGCTCGAGGAGGCGTGGCGGTTCTTGGGCGAGCAGCCGCCTGACGTCATCGTGCTCGACATCCTCATGCCCGACGGCAGCGGCATCGACTTCTGCGAAAAGGCGCGGCCCCTCACGCCCGCGCCGGTGTTGTTCCTGACGGCGCTCGACGAGCGGAGCGAGGTGCTGGAGGGCCTGCGCGCGGGCGGCAGCGACTACATCACGAAGCCCTATGACGTGGATGAGCTGGTGGCGCGCGTGGACGCCCAGCTCTCGCTCGCGCGCATGAACCGCGTGGCGCAGAGCCGGACGCTCGTGCGCGGCCCGCTCGTGTGCGACCTCGTGGCGCACCGCGCCTACCTGGGAGGGCGCGACCTTCTGCTCACGTCCAAGGAGTTCGCGCTTTTGCTGGTGCTGGCGCGCAAGCCCGGCTGCACGCTCTCGCCCGAGCACCTCTACGCCACCGTGTGGAACCAGCCCCTGGTGAGCGGCGCCGCCACGCTGCGCCGCCACCTGTCGTCGCTGCGCCGCAAGCTGGAGGAAGCCGGCGGCGGCTGCACCGTCGAGGCCGTCTACGGCAAAGGCTACCGCTTCGAGGAGGAAACCCCGTCATCCTGATCGGAGCATCGCGGATTGTCATCCTGAGCGGAGCGCGTCGGCGACGTGCCCTTTGTCATCCTGAGCGGAGGCGGCGAAGCCGCCGGAGTCGAAGGATCCCGTGCGGTGCCAGCCGGAAGTCTCCCGGCTATCGCCGCGCGGGATCCTTCGACTACGGCGCTACGCGTCTTCGCTCAGGATGACAACCAGGCTCCGCTCGCTCAGGATGATAACCAGCTCCGCTCGCTCGGGTGGTATCCTGTGAATCGTGAAATTGCCGTAACCTTTCCCGTCGATTCCCTTTCCTATGGTTTGATGCCTCGATAGGTGAAAACGAGGAAAGGGTTCACTCATGACGGGATGCACGACAGGCACGAGGGTAGGTCGGCGGATGCTCGCGCTGGCGTTCGCGGGGATCCTCTGCGCGGCCGCGAGCCTGGTCGCGACGATTCCGGCGTTCGCCGCCGACACCCACACCATCACGATCAAGGCGGACAACGGTGCCGTCGTCGATCCTGCCGGCTTGCCCCTCGGGGCGCCCACGAGGTACTATGAGGCGCAAGCGGGATCCGATCTGACGTTCATGTTCTACCCTCATAACCCAGACGGGCCGCAGTTTCGCATCGATAAGGTGCTGGTGGACGGCGTGAATGTCACTAAAAGCCTTGACTGCGGCACGTACACGCTGAGCAACATACAAGCGGACCATACGATCGAGGCGAGCTCCGTGTCGAGCACGATCGACGTGGAGGGCTTCGGCTTCACGGGTGATATCGCGCTGGGTGATACCATGACGATCACGCCCTCGCCCGCGGGTGGGAACTGGTGGATTTCGGATCGATCCGTGCTCGGTTTTCAGTCGAACGGCGAGGGCTCCTACACGCTCACAGGATTGAAGCCCGGCAACGCCTACGCCATGTACTCCGTCGATGACGGCAAAGGCCCCTTGATCCGTCGAATCTCCATCAAAGTCACCCACATCGCGTTCGATGTGGGCAACCTCAAGTACGAGGTGGTCACGGAAGGCGCTCCCGGCGGAGCGGGTGCGCCCGGCGAGAACACGGTTCGGGTGATCGGGGGAGCTGACGGGGCGTCGCTCGAGAGCATCGTCATCCCTGCGCGGGTTTCGGGTTACGTCGGCAGTCCCGGAACCGTGTTCGAGGTGGCGGGCATCAAATCCTCTGCCTTCTCGGACAACACGACTCTCGAGAGCGTGGATTTCTCGAGCTGCGATGTCGGCAATTCTTTTTCCGTTGGCAACGATGTCTTTAGGGGATGCACGAGCCTCAAGCAGCTCGTCTTCGGGCAAAAGACCGCTCCCACGATAGTCAATGCGTTCTACCTTGCACCCGATGACGGCACGGTGTACTACCCTGAAGGCGCCCAAGGCTACCGAACGGGTATGTTCAAGGCTGTGGACGGCGGCAACCAGCTGCCTAACTGGACGTTCGAGTCCTACCCGGCCCCCACCGCGCCGCAAAGCCTCTCCGCGGTTCCCGGAGACGGGAAGATCGGCCTCTCCTGGACCGCGCCGGC is part of the Arabiibacter massiliensis genome and encodes:
- a CDS encoding sensor histidine kinase; amino-acid sequence: MGSRREKATLAAVLAVMLLVCFALVFLRNDYRFQIVHLEEVESTTGTWDLSDVDFSNTVVKIVGDVEYVEGAILTPDEFAAREGEALTGDPGYAYQALTSRIRLVMPEERTYALCDSSIDFAHRLFIDGEERFAAGVPAETADAFEPGYQTFSLEAYAHGGRIEVVQQAANFVHRESGGHDGILVGLPPVVHAFIDAKGDIELVTLGLFLALFLVNLALWAFFRSYKSNLIFALLSLVWAVRTGITGAKMLYEVFPMLPWEAAFRVEYLTLPLGCILVVLLVADQFPGVMRTWARRAALGASAAFALAFLVADTLWMSHALTAYYAVFTAIIVYLVVRFARTIPAQVRARTLTAGQAVALAALAVFMYAAVHDALYYLGIYLFGVKRALAEPAMLVFALFQMAANFHGTMREVAEARLREERAESERAALAQVNELKNGFYADLSHEMRTPLTVIAANAQFVADALEEGRTDGETVDDLRAVSAEARRLSQLVSSMVDVSRMQEGARGRATVSVEDLVRDTAQLYRSLLARRRNGLEVEVEGGLPEVGGDADQLVQVLVNLLANANRHTAHGTVKVRAERAEDGGVRVSVSDDGEGMDAATLSAAFERYARGDEAGSGLGLPICKGIVERHGGKMGIESEPGAGTQVWFTLPAAKEDAHG
- a CDS encoding response regulator transcription factor, producing the protein MGEGRRAGTVLLVEDDESVLRTNRRVLEHAGYAVQCAATLEEAWRFLGEQPPDVIVLDILMPDGSGIDFCEKARPLTPAPVLFLTALDERSEVLEGLRAGGSDYITKPYDVDELVARVDAQLSLARMNRVAQSRTLVRGPLVCDLVAHRAYLGGRDLLLTSKEFALLLVLARKPGCTLSPEHLYATVWNQPLVSGAATLRRHLSSLRRKLEEAGGGCTVEAVYGKGYRFEEETPSS
- a CDS encoding fibronectin type III domain-containing protein, encoding MTGCTTGTRVGRRMLALAFAGILCAAASLVATIPAFAADTHTITIKADNGAVVDPAGLPLGAPTRYYEAQAGSDLTFMFYPHNPDGPQFRIDKVLVDGVNVTKSLDCGTYTLSNIQADHTIEASSVSSTIDVEGFGFTGDIALGDTMTITPSPAGGNWWISDRSVLGFQSNGEGSYTLTGLKPGNAYAMYSVDDGKGPLIRRISIKVTHIAFDVGNLKYEVVTEGAPGGAGAPGENTVRVIGGADGASLESIVIPARVSGYVGSPGTVFEVAGIKSSAFSDNTTLESVDFSSCDVGNSFSVGNDVFRGCTSLKQLVFGQKTAPTIVNAFYLAPDDGTVYYPEGAQGYRTGMFKAVDGGNQLPNWTFESYPAPTAPQSLSAVPGDGKIGLSWTAPAGVMGIQKYQYSVTAEGGADSWQDVPGSDRSTASYEVTGLENGTGYTFKVRAINSVGAGEAASVTAAPPVKLVAVVTPRAVAGIANGTPLADIPLPSQVTLKTEKGDRLADVAWDRTATKPAYDPASPSKQTFAVSGTVTLPAGVSNPGDVPLETSVSVTVDAKVAPAKPQPSDPSQPKPLLRTGDGVLPLIPLGIAVIAGGAVLAARRLRLR